One genomic segment of Hevea brasiliensis isolate MT/VB/25A 57/8 chromosome 3, ASM3005281v1, whole genome shotgun sequence includes these proteins:
- the LOC110651561 gene encoding protein BOLA4, chloroplastic/mitochondrial — MAKTLMWRPYLLSSTRPHTHHSLLHRQALPSSSLLQPPTQLFISHNAIFPNKNEANFLFWACTHDRKTKLQVESDGYKLSKLGFGLVGNRRFTVRATNVNDAGSIDSPLMQSMEKKIKEELNAESVIVKDAYGDGRHVSIDVISSAFEGQSSVNRQRMVYKAIWEELQSTVHAVDQMTTKTPAEAAAQK; from the exons ATGGCAAAGACTCTAATGTGGCGACCGTACCTTCTGTCCTCCACGCGCCCCCATACCCACCACTCCCTTCTCCATCGCCAGGCTCTCCCTTCGTCGTCTCTTCTCCAACCCCCGACACAACTCTTCATTTCACATAACGCAATCTTCCCAAACAAAAACGAAGCGAACTTCTTGTTTTGGGCTTGCACCCATGACAGAAAAACGAAGCTCCAAGTCGAGAGCGATGGCTATAAGTTatcaaaattagggtttggtctCGTGGGTAACCGTAGATTCACTGTTAGAGCCACCAATGTCAATGATGCCGGGTCTATTGACTCTCCTCTTATGCAGTCCATGGAGAAAAAG ATTAAGGAGGAACTAAATGCAGAATCAGTCATTGTGAAAGATGCATATGGGGATGGTAGGCATGTCAG TATTGATGTCATCTCTTCAGCCTTTGAAGGTCAATCAAGCGTGAATAGGCAGAGAATGGTTTACAAAGCCATATGGGAGGAGCTTCAGAGCACAGTGCACGCAGTTGATCAAATGACTACCAAGACCCCTGCTGAAGCAGCAGCGCAGAAGTGA